In Streptomyces seoulensis, the following are encoded in one genomic region:
- a CDS encoding GNAT family N-acetyltransferase produces the protein MSGVEIRDDRAAGRLEAVADGEVAGHIEYFVLEAPARALVPVHTIVEPAHEGKGIAGSLARELYALAGREGVPVAPLCPYVVAWAERHPDEAPAADPALVGAAKESLRAGR, from the coding sequence ATGAGTGGTGTCGAGATCCGTGACGACCGGGCGGCGGGGCGCCTGGAGGCCGTCGCCGACGGTGAAGTCGCCGGGCACATCGAGTACTTCGTGCTGGAAGCGCCCGCGCGCGCCCTGGTCCCCGTCCACACCATCGTGGAGCCCGCCCACGAGGGCAAGGGCATCGCGGGTTCACTCGCCCGCGAGCTGTACGCGCTCGCGGGACGGGAAGGCGTGCCCGTCGCTCCGCTGTGCCCGTACGTCGTCGCCTGGGCCGAGCGGCATCCTGACGAGGCGCCCGCCGCCGACCCCGCGCTGGTCGGCGCCGCCAAGGAGAGCCTGCGGGCCGGGCGCTGA
- a CDS encoding transglycosylase family protein yields MAVRGRHRRYQPSRINRASLTVTAGGAGLAIPLVAAGTADAADASTWNKVAACESSGNWSINTGNGYFGGLQFTRSTWEAYGGSRYAPRADQATRAQQIAVAEKVLDGQGPGAWPACGPRAGLARGGGAPHVESAPARPARPAATRARPAAAQDVRPQTTPQSRAGRAEMYTVVRGDTLSGIAGEHRVHEGWRGLYEDNRTVIGADPNLIVPGQRLSLHGAAKAPVTAAPEHRTQPRKTEKKAAPKPQRKAATEHKTSSSHSGHTVVAPVHASIGTGYRTAGSHWSKGYHTGVDFLVPTGTSVHAISDGLVVSAGWGGSYGYQVVVRHSDGRYSQYAHLSAISVRSGQSVSAGQRLGRSGATGNVTGPHLHSEVRTGPGFGSDVDPVGYLRAHGAQL; encoded by the coding sequence ATGGCCGTACGCGGCCGGCATCGCCGGTACCAGCCGAGCAGGATCAACCGCGCCTCACTCACCGTCACCGCCGGCGGCGCCGGACTCGCCATTCCGCTGGTCGCGGCGGGTACCGCGGACGCGGCGGACGCCTCCACCTGGAACAAGGTCGCGGCCTGCGAGTCCAGCGGCAACTGGAGCATCAACACCGGCAACGGCTACTTCGGCGGCCTCCAGTTCACCCGCTCCACCTGGGAGGCGTACGGCGGCAGCCGGTACGCGCCCCGCGCCGACCAGGCCACACGGGCGCAGCAGATCGCCGTCGCCGAGAAGGTCCTCGACGGTCAGGGCCCCGGCGCCTGGCCCGCCTGCGGCCCGCGCGCCGGACTCGCCCGCGGCGGCGGCGCGCCGCACGTCGAGAGCGCGCCGGCCCGTCCGGCCAGGCCGGCGGCGACCAGGGCGAGACCCGCCGCCGCCCAGGACGTACGCCCGCAGACCACCCCGCAGTCCCGGGCCGGCCGCGCCGAGATGTACACCGTGGTGCGCGGCGACACGCTCTCCGGCATCGCCGGGGAACACCGGGTCCACGAGGGCTGGCGCGGCCTCTACGAGGACAACCGCACGGTCATCGGGGCCGACCCGAACCTGATCGTCCCAGGTCAGCGGCTCAGCCTGCACGGCGCCGCCAAGGCACCCGTCACGGCCGCGCCGGAGCACCGGACGCAGCCGCGGAAGACCGAGAAGAAGGCCGCGCCCAAGCCACAGCGCAAGGCCGCCACCGAGCACAAGACGTCTTCGAGCCACTCCGGGCACACCGTCGTCGCCCCCGTGCACGCCTCCATCGGCACCGGCTACCGCACGGCCGGCTCGCACTGGTCGAAGGGCTACCACACCGGCGTCGACTTCCTGGTGCCCACGGGTACCTCGGTCCATGCCATCTCCGACGGCCTGGTGGTCTCGGCCGGCTGGGGCGGTTCCTACGGCTATCAGGTCGTCGTACGGCACAGCGACGGCCGCTACTCGCAGTACGCCCACCTCTCCGCGATCTCCGTGCGGTCCGGGCAGAGCGTGAGCGCCGGCCAGCGCCTCGGCCGGTCCGGCGCGACCGGCAACGTCACCGGTCCCCACCTGCACTCCGAGGTGCGCACCGGGCCCGGCTTCGGCAGCGACGTCGACCCGGTCGGGTACCTCCGGGCGCACGGCGCCCAGCTCTGA
- the gndA gene encoding NADP-dependent phosphogluconate dehydrogenase, which yields MSTHAQIGVTGLAVMGRNLARNFARNGYTVAVHNRTASKTRELVEEFGGEGEFVPAETAKEFVEALERPRRLVIMVKAGEPTDAVIEEFAPLLEPGDMIIDGGNAHFADTRRRERELREQGIHFVGTGISGGEEGALHGPSIMPGGSVESYDSLGPMLEKISAKADDGAPCVTHVGPDGAGHFVKMVHNGIEYADMQLIGEAYQLLRDVAGYSPAEIADIFRTWNRGRLDSYLIEITAEVLSHVDAETGEPFVDVVVDQAEQKGTGRWTVQIALDLGVPVSAIAEAVFARSVSGHAGLREASRHLAGPSPRTLGKEEAAAFADKVEQALYASKIVSYTQGFHQIAAGSEEYDWDIDLGKVASIWRGGCIIRAAFLDRITQAYEAQPDLPSLLADQGFADEIAAAQDDWRSVIATAVTQGVPTPAFAATLAYYDSLRAPRLPAALTQGQRDYFGAHTYHRTDRDGTFHTLWGGDRTETSA from the coding sequence ATGAGCACACACGCGCAGATCGGCGTCACGGGCCTGGCGGTCATGGGCCGCAACCTCGCCCGCAACTTCGCGCGCAACGGCTATACGGTCGCCGTCCACAACCGCACCGCGTCGAAGACGCGCGAGCTGGTCGAGGAGTTCGGGGGCGAGGGCGAGTTCGTCCCGGCCGAGACCGCCAAGGAGTTCGTGGAGGCGCTGGAGCGCCCGCGCCGGCTGGTGATCATGGTGAAGGCGGGTGAGCCGACGGACGCGGTGATCGAGGAGTTCGCGCCGCTGCTGGAGCCCGGCGACATGATCATCGACGGAGGCAACGCGCACTTCGCCGACACCCGGCGCCGGGAGCGGGAGCTGCGCGAGCAGGGCATCCACTTCGTCGGCACCGGCATCTCCGGCGGCGAGGAGGGCGCGCTGCACGGGCCGAGCATCATGCCGGGCGGCTCCGTGGAGTCGTACGACTCGCTGGGTCCCATGCTGGAGAAGATCTCCGCGAAGGCGGACGACGGAGCGCCCTGCGTGACCCACGTGGGTCCCGACGGCGCCGGGCACTTCGTCAAGATGGTGCACAACGGCATCGAGTACGCCGACATGCAACTCATCGGCGAGGCGTACCAGTTGCTGCGTGATGTCGCCGGGTACTCGCCGGCCGAGATCGCGGACATCTTCCGTACCTGGAACCGGGGGCGGCTGGACTCCTACCTGATCGAGATCACCGCCGAGGTGCTGTCCCACGTGGACGCGGAGACCGGCGAGCCGTTCGTGGACGTGGTGGTCGACCAGGCCGAGCAGAAGGGCACCGGGCGCTGGACGGTGCAGATCGCGCTCGACCTCGGTGTGCCGGTCTCCGCCATCGCCGAGGCCGTCTTCGCCCGCTCCGTCTCCGGCCACGCGGGGCTGCGTGAGGCATCCCGGCACCTCGCCGGCCCCTCCCCGCGCACCCTCGGCAAGGAGGAGGCGGCGGCATTCGCGGACAAGGTGGAGCAGGCGCTGTACGCCTCGAAGATCGTCTCCTACACCCAGGGCTTCCACCAGATCGCCGCGGGCAGCGAGGAGTACGACTGGGACATCGACCTCGGGAAGGTCGCCTCGATCTGGCGCGGCGGCTGCATCATCCGCGCCGCCTTCCTCGACCGCATCACCCAGGCCTACGAGGCCCAGCCCGACCTCCCCAGCCTCCTGGCCGACCAGGGCTTCGCCGACGAGATCGCCGCCGCCCAGGACGACTGGCGCAGCGTCATCGCCACCGCCGTCACCCAGGGCGTCCCCACCCCCGCCTTCGCCGCCACCCTCGCCTACTACGACTCCCTGCGCGCCCCCCGCCTCCCCGCCGCCCTCACCCAGGGCCAGCGCGACTACTTCGGCGCCCACACCTACCACCGCACCGACCGCGACGGCACCTTCCACACCCTCTGGGGCGGCGACCGCACCGAAACCAGCGCCTGA
- a CDS encoding GH92 family glycosyl hydrolase, whose amino-acid sequence MRGTRRTRLCLAGVMAASALAATPARAAAPSDGHLADLVNPFIGTQNEGNTFPGAAVPFGMVQLSPDTGHRTGYDHTQDHIRGFSLVHVSGVGCRLGGDLPVLPTTGEVTATDNARYAAAFSHDDEQASPGYYRVGLGTGIEAELTATARTGVQRYTFPATKQANVLLNAAQSLHKPGGAEVEILDDRTVRTKISGHGFCRDTGPYTVYTVTRFSRPFTAYGAWDSGAVTAGARSGTGGAYVRFDTTEDRTVEATTALSYVDARGAAANLRAEGGTSFDTVRRRAREAWERRLATVRAHGGDPALRRTFYSSLYRSFLAPNIGSDADGRYLGWDQKPHHARGFTYYQNWSLWDTYRTQAQLLALLAPREARDMARSVVRIDEDGGWLPKWGYGPVETNIMTGDPVTPFLTTAFHLGLLKGFEDRAYRALRKNADGVPPAANPGVGRESNAEYLAHGFAPYVKGRPYAKNGDSDYHFGGSVTLEYALADAMLAQMARALGHPDDAARYAARSRNYRNVFDPTTGFFRARDASGAFTGPADPARSVGFHEGTSWQYQWLVPQDLPGVIGLIGGKEAAERRLDSFFAYDRLLADPEATARQVWVHGDAYDYYDADKYNPQNEPDLIAPYTYLSTGQPWKTTDVVHAALTLFTDTPTGMTGNDDLGTMSAWNVLSSIGVFPVQPGYDTWGLSTPVFDRVDLTLDRRYWPAGALTVTAPGTSAADRYIQGVRTDRTAHDRTYLTTRALRSLRTLAFTVGPRPSEWGTGPQAAPPVLK is encoded by the coding sequence ATGAGAGGGACCCGGCGCACCCGGCTGTGCCTGGCCGGGGTGATGGCAGCGTCCGCGCTGGCCGCCACCCCGGCCCGCGCCGCCGCACCGTCCGACGGCCACCTCGCCGATCTGGTCAACCCGTTCATCGGGACCCAGAACGAGGGCAACACCTTCCCCGGCGCCGCCGTGCCGTTCGGCATGGTGCAGCTCTCCCCGGACACCGGGCACAGAACGGGCTACGACCACACCCAGGACCACATCCGCGGCTTCTCCCTGGTCCATGTCTCCGGCGTCGGCTGCCGCCTCGGCGGTGACCTGCCCGTGCTGCCCACCACCGGCGAGGTCACCGCCACCGACAACGCCCGCTACGCCGCCGCCTTCTCCCACGACGACGAGCAGGCGAGCCCCGGCTACTACCGCGTCGGCCTCGGCACCGGCATCGAGGCCGAGCTGACCGCCACCGCCCGCACCGGGGTGCAGCGCTACACCTTCCCGGCCACGAAGCAGGCCAACGTCCTGCTCAACGCCGCCCAGTCGCTGCACAAGCCGGGCGGCGCCGAGGTCGAGATCCTCGACGACCGCACCGTCCGCACGAAGATCTCCGGACACGGCTTCTGCCGGGACACCGGCCCGTACACCGTGTACACCGTCACCCGGTTCAGCCGCCCCTTCACCGCGTACGGCGCCTGGGACTCCGGCGCGGTCACCGCCGGGGCGCGGAGCGGGACGGGCGGGGCGTACGTCCGGTTCGACACCACTGAGGACCGTACGGTCGAGGCGACCACCGCGCTGTCGTACGTCGACGCGCGCGGCGCCGCAGCCAACCTGCGCGCCGAGGGCGGGACTTCCTTCGACACCGTGCGCCGGCGGGCCCGCGAGGCGTGGGAGAGGCGGCTTGCCACCGTGCGGGCCCACGGCGGGGACCCGGCGCTGCGCCGGACCTTCTACTCCTCGCTGTACCGCTCGTTCCTCGCGCCCAACATCGGCAGCGACGCGGACGGCCGCTACCTGGGCTGGGACCAGAAACCGCACCACGCGCGGGGCTTCACCTACTACCAGAACTGGTCCCTGTGGGACACCTACCGCACCCAGGCCCAGCTCCTCGCCCTGCTCGCCCCGCGCGAGGCCCGCGACATGGCGCGCTCGGTGGTCCGGATCGACGAGGACGGCGGCTGGCTGCCCAAGTGGGGATACGGGCCCGTCGAGACCAACATCATGACCGGCGACCCGGTGACCCCCTTCCTCACCACCGCCTTCCACCTCGGCCTGCTGAAGGGCTTCGAGGACCGGGCCTACCGGGCGCTGAGGAAGAACGCCGACGGCGTACCGCCCGCCGCCAACCCGGGCGTCGGGCGGGAATCCAACGCCGAGTACCTGGCCCACGGCTTCGCGCCCTACGTCAAGGGCCGCCCGTACGCCAAGAACGGTGACTCCGACTACCACTTCGGCGGCTCCGTCACCCTGGAGTACGCCCTCGCCGACGCCATGCTCGCCCAGATGGCCCGCGCCCTCGGCCACCCGGACGACGCCGCCCGCTACGCGGCCCGCTCCCGGAACTACCGCAACGTCTTCGACCCCACGACCGGCTTCTTCCGCGCCCGCGACGCCTCCGGCGCCTTCACCGGACCGGCCGACCCGGCCCGGAGCGTGGGCTTCCACGAGGGCACCTCCTGGCAGTACCAGTGGCTGGTCCCCCAGGACCTCCCCGGCGTGATCGGCCTGATCGGCGGCAAGGAGGCGGCCGAACGGCGCCTGGACTCCTTCTTCGCCTACGACCGCCTCCTCGCCGACCCCGAGGCCACCGCCCGCCAGGTATGGGTGCACGGCGACGCGTACGACTACTACGACGCCGACAAGTACAACCCGCAGAACGAGCCCGACCTGATCGCGCCCTACACCTACCTCTCCACCGGCCAGCCCTGGAAGACCACCGACGTGGTGCACGCCGCGCTGACCCTGTTCACCGACACCCCGACCGGTATGACCGGCAACGACGACCTGGGCACCATGTCCGCCTGGAACGTGCTGTCGTCCATCGGCGTCTTCCCGGTCCAGCCCGGCTACGACACCTGGGGCCTGTCCACCCCGGTGTTCGACCGGGTCGACCTCACCCTGGACCGCCGCTACTGGCCCGCCGGCGCCCTCACCGTCACCGCCCCCGGCACCTCCGCCGCCGACCGCTACATCCAGGGCGTCCGCACCGACCGCACCGCGCACGACCGCACCTACCTGACCACCCGCGCCCTGCGCTCCCTGCGGACGCTGGCGTTCACGGTCGGCCCGCGCCCGTCCGAGTGGGGCACCGGACCCCAGGCGGCACCCCCGGTACTCAAGTGA
- the glgA gene encoding glycogen synthase: MRVGLLTREYPPDVYGGAGVHVEFLARELAGLVDLEVHCWGEGRGVGVVRHRPWPVLDGSNDALRTFSVDLSMAAALQGSDLVHSHTWYAGLAGHLAKLLYGIPHVTTAHSLEPLRPWKAEQLGGGYALSSWAERTAIESADGVIAVSGAMRDDILACYPALDADRVHVVHNGIDTALYRPDPGTDALRRHGIDPERPYVLFVGRITRQKGVPQLLRAVREIDPGTQVVLCAGAPDTPEIDREFRDRFQELGAVRSGVFWIPQMLPRAEVVQLLTHAAVFVCPSVYEPLGIVNLEAMACGTPVVASRVGGIPEVVDDGRTGLLVDTDGDFEGNLARALDSVLADPAAARRMGEAGRARAVGEFGWDAVARRTAGLYEEIRKQA; the protein is encoded by the coding sequence GTGCGAGTGGGACTGCTGACGCGTGAGTACCCCCCGGACGTCTACGGCGGTGCGGGCGTCCATGTGGAGTTCCTGGCCCGCGAGCTGGCCGGACTCGTGGACCTGGAGGTGCACTGCTGGGGCGAGGGCCGGGGCGTCGGCGTCGTACGGCACCGCCCGTGGCCCGTGCTCGACGGCTCCAACGACGCCCTGCGCACCTTCTCCGTGGACCTCTCCATGGCCGCCGCCCTCCAGGGCAGCGACCTCGTCCACTCCCACACCTGGTACGCGGGCCTCGCCGGCCACCTCGCCAAGCTGCTGTACGGCATCCCGCACGTGACGACCGCGCACTCGCTGGAGCCGCTGCGCCCCTGGAAGGCCGAGCAACTGGGCGGCGGCTACGCCCTGTCGAGCTGGGCAGAGCGCACCGCGATCGAGTCGGCGGACGGCGTGATCGCCGTGTCCGGTGCCATGCGGGACGACATCCTCGCCTGCTACCCCGCGCTGGACGCGGACCGGGTGCACGTCGTGCACAACGGCATCGACACCGCCCTGTACCGCCCCGACCCCGGCACCGACGCCCTGCGCCGGCACGGCATCGACCCGGAGCGCCCGTACGTGCTGTTCGTCGGCCGCATCACCCGGCAGAAGGGCGTCCCTCAACTGCTGCGTGCCGTAAGGGAGATCGACCCCGGCACCCAGGTGGTGCTCTGTGCCGGCGCCCCCGACACCCCGGAGATCGACCGGGAGTTCCGGGACCGCTTCCAGGAACTCGGTGCCGTCCGGTCCGGGGTGTTCTGGATTCCGCAGATGCTCCCGCGCGCCGAGGTCGTCCAACTCCTCACCCACGCGGCCGTGTTCGTATGCCCATCGGTCTACGAGCCGCTCGGCATCGTCAACCTGGAGGCCATGGCGTGCGGCACCCCGGTCGTCGCCTCCCGGGTCGGCGGCATCCCGGAGGTGGTCGACGACGGCCGCACCGGGCTCCTCGTCGACACCGACGGCGACTTCGAGGGGAACCTCGCCCGCGCCCTGGACTCCGTGCTCGCCGACCCGGCGGCCGCGCGGCGCATGGGGGAGGCCGGACGGGCCCGCGCGGTGGGGGAGTTCGGCTGGGACGCGGTGGCCCGGCGCACGGCCGGACTGTACGAGGAGATCCGCAAGCAGGCTTAG
- the glgC gene encoding glucose-1-phosphate adenylyltransferase: protein MRRGGPSVLGIVLAGGEGKRLMPLTTDRAKPAVTFGGTYRLVDFVLSNLVNADVLRICVLTQYKSHSLDRHVTTTWRMSSLLGNYVTPVPAQQRLGPRWYLGSADAILQSLNLVHDEQPEYVAVFGADHVYRMDPRQMLRQHIEGGAGVTVAGIRVPRTESSSFGVITPGSDGRMVQRFLEKPADPPGLPDDPNSVFASMGNYIFTTKVLIEALQRDAEDEQSVHDMGGSILPQLTGRGEAQLYDFHDNHVPGETTRDQGYWRDVGTIDAYYESHMDLIAERPAFNLYNTQWPIYTHSNQLSPARFSAGGIASESIISAGCLIRGQVSRSVLSPGVRVDPGAVVQGSVLHDNVRVGRGAVVRGAVLDKNVEVPPGATIGVNPDRDAELYTVSQGGVIALGKGQLVT from the coding sequence ATGCGCCGAGGAGGTCCTTCGGTTCTCGGGATCGTGCTGGCCGGCGGTGAGGGCAAGCGGCTGATGCCGCTCACCACGGACCGGGCCAAACCCGCGGTCACCTTCGGCGGCACCTACCGGCTGGTCGACTTCGTGCTGTCGAACCTGGTCAACGCCGACGTGCTGCGGATTTGCGTGCTCACCCAGTACAAGTCGCACTCGCTGGACCGGCACGTCACCACCACCTGGCGGATGTCCAGCCTGCTGGGCAACTACGTCACCCCGGTCCCCGCCCAGCAGCGCCTCGGCCCGCGCTGGTACCTCGGCAGCGCGGACGCCATCCTCCAGTCGCTCAACCTGGTCCACGACGAACAGCCCGAGTACGTCGCGGTGTTCGGCGCCGACCACGTGTACCGCATGGACCCCCGGCAGATGCTCCGCCAGCACATCGAGGGGGGCGCGGGCGTCACCGTCGCCGGTATCCGGGTGCCGCGCACGGAGTCCTCCTCGTTCGGCGTGATCACACCGGGCTCGGACGGCCGCATGGTGCAGCGCTTCCTGGAGAAGCCCGCCGACCCGCCCGGCCTGCCCGACGACCCGAACAGCGTCTTCGCCTCCATGGGCAACTACATCTTCACCACCAAGGTCCTCATCGAGGCCCTCCAGCGCGACGCCGAGGACGAGCAGTCCGTGCACGACATGGGCGGCTCGATCCTCCCCCAGCTCACCGGCCGCGGCGAGGCCCAGCTCTACGACTTCCACGACAACCACGTCCCCGGCGAGACCACCCGCGACCAGGGCTACTGGCGGGACGTCGGCACCATCGACGCGTACTACGAGTCCCACATGGACCTCATCGCCGAGCGGCCCGCGTTCAACCTGTACAACACCCAGTGGCCCATCTACACCCACTCCAACCAGCTCTCGCCGGCCCGGTTCAGTGCGGGCGGCATCGCCAGTGAGTCGATCATCAGCGCCGGCTGCCTGATCCGCGGCCAGGTCAGCCGCTCGGTGCTCTCGCCCGGCGTGCGGGTCGACCCCGGCGCGGTCGTCCAGGGCTCGGTGCTGCACGACAACGTGCGCGTCGGCCGGGGCGCGGTGGTGCGGGGCGCGGTGCTGGACAAGAACGTGGAGGTCCCGCCCGGCGCGACCATCGGGGTCAACCCCGACCGCGACGCCGAGCTGTACACCGTCTCCCAGGGCGGGGTGATCGCCCTGGGCAAGGGCCAGCTCGTCACCTGA
- a CDS encoding (2Fe-2S)-binding protein yields MELDPGLTALRPLGGFFVLRTGAPADPGAPPLDRTYAGRLTDVQTDALADRIAVVADRLRVREPRVCASLAQQGVAARLWSAALACAVLYGRVPDLDPRLLRWDAAATAPDDLWLTEVRPLPGDPGTLADTVLHAHLEPLGEALTRRYGVAPGLLWGNAASALAGAARQLDQWARLNSRTDVAERAAGLTNYLFAHPLLRDAGVRSGARFRRRSCCLYYRVPGGGVCGDCCFSRPPGSSPRAASG; encoded by the coding sequence GTGGAACTCGATCCCGGCCTCACCGCGTTGCGCCCGCTCGGCGGCTTCTTCGTCCTGCGCACCGGCGCCCCGGCAGACCCGGGCGCACCCCCTCTCGACCGCACATACGCGGGCCGCCTGACGGACGTTCAGACCGACGCCCTCGCCGACCGGATCGCCGTCGTCGCCGACCGGCTGCGGGTACGGGAGCCCCGGGTCTGCGCCTCCCTGGCCCAGCAGGGCGTGGCCGCCCGGCTCTGGTCGGCCGCGCTCGCCTGCGCCGTGCTGTACGGCCGGGTGCCCGACCTCGACCCGCGTCTGCTGCGCTGGGACGCCGCCGCCACCGCCCCCGACGACCTCTGGCTGACCGAGGTCCGCCCGCTGCCCGGTGACCCCGGCACCCTCGCCGACACCGTGCTGCACGCCCACCTCGAACCCCTGGGGGAGGCCCTGACCCGCCGGTACGGGGTCGCCCCCGGACTGCTGTGGGGCAACGCCGCCTCCGCCCTCGCCGGAGCGGCCCGGCAACTGGACCAGTGGGCCCGCCTCAACTCCCGCACGGACGTGGCCGAGAGAGCGGCCGGTCTCACCAACTACCTCTTCGCACATCCCTTGTTGCGCGACGCCGGAGTCCGCTCGGGCGCGAGGTTCCGCCGCCGGAGCTGCTGCCTCTACTACCGGGTCCCCGGTGGAGGCGTCTGCGGGGACTGCTGCTTCAGCCGTCCGCCGGGCTCTTCCCCGCGCGCTGCTTCTGGGTGA
- the panD gene encoding aspartate 1-decarboxylase, producing MLRTMFKSKIHRATVTQADLHYVGSVTIDADLLDGADLLPGELVHIVDITNGARLETYVIEGERGSGVIGINGAAAHLVQPGDLVIIISYAQVSDAEARALKPRVVHVDGDNRIVSLGADPSEPVPGSDQQRSPQAVSA from the coding sequence ATGCTGCGCACCATGTTCAAATCCAAGATCCACCGTGCCACCGTCACCCAGGCCGACCTGCATTACGTGGGATCGGTGACCATCGACGCCGACCTGCTCGACGGCGCTGATCTGCTGCCGGGTGAGCTCGTGCACATCGTGGACATCACCAACGGCGCCCGCCTGGAGACGTACGTCATCGAGGGGGAGCGCGGGTCCGGGGTGATCGGGATCAACGGGGCCGCCGCGCACCTCGTGCAGCCCGGTGACCTGGTGATCATCATCAGCTACGCTCAGGTCTCCGACGCCGAGGCGCGGGCGCTGAAGCCCCGGGTCGTGCATGTCGACGGGGACAACCGGATCGTGTCCCTCGGCGCCGACCCGTCCGAGCCCGTACCCGGCTCCGACCAGCAGCGCAGTCCGCAGGCCGTGTCGGCCTGA
- a CDS encoding DMT family transporter encodes MSALALSVLLSFVSAVAYAGGAVVQERVADSCSGERFAPLRRPGWWAALGLNGLGGVLHVVALAFGPLSLVQPLGALTIVFALPLAALFVGRRAGATAWRGAVMATAGLAGLLSLVGASGAGSLGPAQRTALALVTGGGIVALMVAARAAHRHPAVRSVLLATGAGAAFGMSSVFTKTVAVDWSAGAGLAGLPSLGVIAVLSAAGVFLSQSAYRDGGLAAPLATLTVVNPVLAAVVGIVLFGETFRHGTTGTVLALGCAVVTGGGLILLTTERLGGPAREASPSDTVRVPGARWPVDPSAPALTSVDAEPAVEGDDGDTPADPRPLPDVPLCA; translated from the coding sequence ATGAGCGCCCTCGCGTTGTCCGTGCTGCTGTCCTTCGTCTCCGCCGTCGCGTACGCGGGCGGTGCCGTCGTGCAGGAGCGCGTCGCGGACTCCTGCTCCGGTGAGAGGTTCGCGCCGCTGCGCAGGCCGGGGTGGTGGGCGGCGCTGGGGCTGAACGGCCTCGGCGGGGTGCTGCACGTCGTGGCGCTGGCCTTCGGCCCGCTGAGCCTGGTCCAGCCGCTGGGCGCGCTGACCATCGTCTTCGCGCTGCCGCTCGCGGCGCTGTTCGTCGGCCGGAGGGCCGGGGCGACCGCCTGGCGCGGCGCGGTGATGGCGACGGCCGGTCTCGCCGGCCTGCTCTCGCTGGTCGGGGCCTCCGGCGCGGGTTCGCTCGGCCCGGCGCAGCGGACGGCGCTGGCGCTGGTGACGGGCGGCGGGATCGTCGCGCTGATGGTGGCGGCGCGGGCCGCGCACCGGCACCCGGCGGTGCGCAGCGTGCTGCTGGCGACCGGTGCGGGCGCCGCGTTCGGCATGTCGTCGGTGTTCACCAAGACGGTCGCGGTCGACTGGAGCGCGGGGGCCGGTCTCGCGGGGCTGCCGTCCCTCGGGGTGATCGCCGTGCTCTCGGCGGCCGGGGTGTTCCTGTCCCAGTCGGCCTACCGGGACGGCGGGCTCGCCGCGCCCCTGGCCACGCTGACCGTGGTCAACCCGGTGCTGGCCGCCGTCGTCGGCATCGTCCTGTTCGGCGAGACCTTCCGGCACGGCACCACGGGCACGGTGCTGGCGCTGGGCTGCGCGGTGGTGACGGGCGGCGGGCTGATCCTGCTGACGACGGAGCGGCTGGGCGGCCCCGCGCGGGAGGCGTCCCCCTCGGACACCGTGCGCGTGCCGGGCGCGCGGTGGCCGGTGGACCCGTCCGCGCCGGCGCTCACCTCGGTGGACGCCGAGCCCGCAGTGGAGGGGGACGACGGGGACACCCCCGCCGATCCCCGCCCGTTGCCCGACGTCCCGCTGTGCGCCTGA
- a CDS encoding DUF4352 domain-containing protein, which yields MNQQPQQPGWNGQQQPGQQPQGWAGPSAPQQWGPPPQPPKKKAGAGKIIGLGCLGVIGLFVLIGIIAAVASGGDSDEGSKKPAATVGSTPKGEPGKKADDTKADKPTGPVQVTAKKAAFKKTILASGDNYTSVSVTIAATGKAEVHVNPLYCSIIDSTGSKHATELAVDEDQLDTTKLAPGEKTTGSITGKGKFTPKYVSCTDGLIGDAVRADVS from the coding sequence ATGAACCAGCAGCCGCAGCAGCCCGGCTGGAACGGCCAGCAGCAGCCCGGCCAGCAGCCGCAGGGATGGGCCGGGCCCAGTGCGCCGCAGCAGTGGGGCCCGCCGCCGCAGCCCCCGAAGAAGAAGGCCGGCGCCGGGAAGATCATCGGCCTCGGGTGTCTCGGCGTGATCGGCTTGTTCGTCCTCATCGGGATCATCGCGGCCGTGGCCAGCGGGGGCGACAGCGACGAGGGCAGCAAGAAGCCGGCCGCCACGGTGGGCAGCACGCCGAAGGGCGAGCCGGGCAAGAAGGCCGACGACACGAAGGCGGACAAGCCCACCGGGCCGGTGCAGGTGACCGCCAAGAAGGCAGCCTTCAAGAAGACCATCCTGGCCAGCGGCGACAACTACACCAGCGTCTCGGTCACCATCGCCGCCACCGGGAAGGCCGAGGTGCACGTGAACCCGCTGTACTGCTCGATCATCGACAGCACTGGCAGCAAGCACGCTACCGAGCTGGCCGTGGATGAGGACCAGCTCGACACCACGAAGCTGGCGCCGGGCGAGAAGACCACGGGCTCGATCACCGGCAAGGGCAAGTTCACCCCGAAGTACGTGTCGTGCACGGACGGGTTGATCGGGGACGCGGTGCGCGCCGACGTGTCCTGA